One segment of Bradyrhizobium sp. WD16 DNA contains the following:
- the soxA gene encoding sulfur oxidation c-type cytochrome SoxA, giving the protein MAPRVTALLTIAAAVALSGAAALGDGAERKGIDAPPGHVFKKIISGYEFRSKETRALQDDDLENPGFLAIERAADAWKKVDGAEGKSCATCHGEAETSMKGVGAAMPKWNDKLKKPVNLEQQINMCRTERMKAEPLAFNSQALTDMTAFVRYQSRGMPVAVKTDGPMTPWFERGKQIYYTRFGQLDLACASCHEKNNGKFMRADFLSQGQTNGFPTYRLRDQKLVLLHERFKGCMFDVRAEPFKPLSDEFLALEIYVAWRGIGLPVETPAVRN; this is encoded by the coding sequence GGCGCGGCGGCCCTGGGCGACGGCGCCGAGCGCAAGGGCATCGACGCGCCTCCCGGTCACGTCTTCAAGAAGATCATCTCGGGCTACGAATTCCGCAGCAAGGAGACGCGGGCGCTCCAGGACGACGATCTGGAGAATCCCGGATTTCTCGCCATCGAGCGCGCGGCGGATGCCTGGAAAAAGGTGGATGGCGCCGAGGGCAAGTCCTGCGCTACCTGCCATGGCGAAGCCGAGACCAGCATGAAGGGCGTCGGCGCCGCGATGCCCAAGTGGAACGACAAGCTGAAGAAGCCGGTCAACCTCGAGCAGCAGATCAACATGTGCCGCACCGAGCGGATGAAGGCCGAGCCCTTGGCCTTCAATTCGCAGGCGCTGACCGACATGACTGCCTTCGTCCGTTACCAGTCTCGCGGAATGCCGGTGGCGGTGAAGACGGATGGGCCGATGACGCCCTGGTTCGAGCGAGGCAAGCAGATCTATTACACCCGGTTCGGTCAGCTCGATCTCGCCTGCGCCTCCTGTCACGAGAAGAACAACGGCAAGTTCATGCGCGCCGACTTCCTCAGCCAGGGCCAGACCAACGGATTTCCGACCTATCGGCTGCGCGATCAGAAGCTGGTCCTGCTCCACGAACGTTTCAAAGGCTGCATGTTCGACGTGCGTGCCGAGCCGTTCAAGCCGCTGTCAGACGAGTTTCTGGCGCTCGAAATCTACGTCGCCTGGCGCGGCATCGGGCTGCCGGTCGAGACACCCGCGGTTCGCAATTAG